The following proteins are encoded in a genomic region of Thermococcus pacificus:
- a CDS encoding ribosomal biogenesis protein → MMLITTSHRPTRRTRSFGHDLEKVFPNSLYLTRGKKTVQDLLMEAYDRNYERLLIVNVWKGNPLKMTFIKVDPEDWGYMGYLYLHGIKLQREMGYRDIRPIREEMPFVVTTAKRVGLDHVAFAQAFAELTGGTFVPRRERSLHGIADRYNTDVLGVIERHPRGMAVNFYRFDVDKENPVGPLISVKIWIMEDGRRWDYKEALGIKAQRRPGPSRE, encoded by the coding sequence ATGATGCTGATAACGACTTCCCACCGACCGACGAGGAGGACGAGGAGCTTCGGCCACGATCTGGAGAAGGTCTTCCCCAATTCGCTCTACTTAACCAGGGGAAAGAAGACCGTCCAGGACCTTCTCATGGAGGCCTACGACAGGAACTACGAGCGTCTTCTGATAGTCAACGTCTGGAAGGGGAACCCGCTCAAGATGACGTTCATCAAGGTCGACCCCGAGGACTGGGGCTACATGGGCTACCTCTATCTCCACGGCATAAAGCTCCAGCGCGAGATGGGGTACAGGGATATAAGGCCCATCCGTGAGGAGATGCCTTTCGTGGTTACAACTGCAAAGCGCGTTGGGCTCGACCACGTCGCCTTTGCCCAGGCCTTTGCAGAACTCACCGGCGGAACATTCGTCCCGAGACGGGAGCGCTCCCTTCACGGCATAGCCGACAGGTACAACACGGACGTCCTCGGCGTTATCGAGAGGCACCCGCGCGGGATGGCGGTCAACTTCTATCGCTTCGATGTTGATAAGGAGAACCCGGTCGGCCCGCTCATAAGCGTCAAGATATGGATAATGGAGGACGGTCGGAGATGGGACTACAAGGAGGCCTTGGGGATAAAGGCGCAGAGGAGACCTGGCCCATCGAGGGAGTGA
- a CDS encoding DNA-directed RNA polymerase subunit P: protein MVMAVYRCAKCGREVELDLENTREVRCPYCGSKILYKPRPRVARRVKAI from the coding sequence ATGGTGATGGCCGTTTACCGCTGTGCAAAGTGCGGAAGGGAGGTCGAACTCGACCTCGAGAACACCAGGGAGGTTCGCTGCCCCTACTGCGGCAGCAAGATACTCTACAAGCCCAGGCCAAGGGTGGCCAGGCGCGTTAAGGCCATCTGA
- a CDS encoding 50S ribosomal protein L37ae, translating into MGRTTKVGSAGRFGPRYGLKIRRRVAAVEAKMKQKHVCPVCGRNAVRRISTGIWQCQKCGATFAGGAYLPTTPAGKVAKRVTASKA; encoded by the coding sequence ATGGGAAGGACTACTAAGGTCGGTTCCGCTGGAAGGTTCGGTCCGAGGTATGGTCTCAAGATAAGGAGAAGGGTTGCGGCCGTTGAGGCCAAGATGAAGCAGAAGCACGTCTGCCCGGTCTGCGGAAGGAATGCCGTCCGGAGGATAAGCACAGGAATCTGGCAGTGCCAGAAGTGCGGTGCCACCTTTGCCGGCGGTGCCTACCTGCCGACCACTCCGGCAGGCAAGGTCGCCAAGCGCGTTACGGCCTCCAAGGCCTGA